In Miscanthus floridulus cultivar M001 chromosome 5, ASM1932011v1, whole genome shotgun sequence, one genomic interval encodes:
- the LOC136451632 gene encoding triosephosphate isomerase, cytosolic-like yields the protein MGRKFFVGGNWKCNGTTDQVEKIVKTLNEGQVPPSDVVEVVVSPPYVFLPVVKSLLRPEFQVAAQNCWVKKGGAFTGEVSAEMLANLGVPWVILGHSERRALLGESKEFVGDKVAYALSQGLKVIACVGETLEQREAGSTMEVVAAQTKAIAEKINDWSNVVIAYEPVWAIGTGKVATPAQAQEVHASLRDWLKTNVSPEVAESTRIIYGGSVTAANCKELAAQPDVDGFLVGGASLKPEFIDIINAATVKSV from the exons ATGGGCCGCAAGTTCTTCGTCGGTGGCAACTGGAAATGC AACGGAACCACAGATCAGGTCGAGAAGATTGTCAAAACCCTGAATGAAGGACAGGTTCCCCCTTCAGATGTTGTTG AGGTCGTTGTTAGCCCTCCTTATGTCTTCCTTCCTGTGGTCAAGAGCCTGCTGCGCCCAGAGTTCCAAGTTGCTGCTCAGAACTGCTGGGTGAAGAAGGGAGGTGCTTTCACCGGTGAAGTCAG TGCTGAGATGCTCGCGAACCTTGGTGTTCCCTGGGTCATTCTTGGACACTCTGAAAGGAGAGCTCTACTGGGAGAATCGAAGGAG TTTGTTGGAGACAAGGTTGCTTATGCCCTGTCTCAGGGACTGAAGGTCATTGCATGCGTTGGTGAGACCCTTGAGCAGAGGGAGGCTGGGTCAACCATGGAAGTTGTTGCTGCACAAACAAAAGCAATTGCTG AGAAGATCAATGACTGGAGCAACGTAGTTATTGCCTATGAACCAGTCTGGGCCATTGGAACTGGTAAAGTTGCCACCCCAGCTCAGGCTCAGGAA GTGCACGCGTCCCTGAGGGACTGGCTAAAGACCAACGTCAGCCCTGAGGTTGCTGAATCTACAAGGATCATCTACGGAG GTTCTGTAACTGCTGCGAACTGCAAAGAGCTGGCAGCGCAGCCTGATGTGGATGGTTTCCTTGTCGGTGGAGCTTCTTTGAAG CCTGAGTTCATCGATATCATCAACGCGGCCACTGTGAAGTCTGTTTAA